In a single window of the Raphanus sativus cultivar WK10039 chromosome 9, ASM80110v3, whole genome shotgun sequence genome:
- the LOC108824912 gene encoding uncharacterized protein LOC108824912 produces the protein MSGSKRIVCLSIIVMMVMILSISQNINCVSDSAFAPSEEKRLFHKPSSCVEDARTIPNCVHAVKHFHFKNVTKECCIVLFGIPEDCLGILFPRRFFYRFMLKITCKLLGIIKV, from the coding sequence ATGAGTGGAAGTAAAAGAATTGTGTGCCTGTCCATTATAGTGATGATGGTAATGATTCTAtcaatttctcaaaatataaattgtgtTAGTGATTCCGCATTTGCTCCTTCAGAAGAGAAAAGATTGTTCCACAAACCATCATCTTGTGTTGAAGATGCAAGGACAATTCCAAACTGTGTCCACGCAGTGAAGCATTTCCATTTCAAAAATGTTACAAAAGAATGTTGCATAGTTTTATTCGGTATTCCTGAAGATTGTTTAGGCATTTTGTTTCCTAGGCGGTTTTTTTATCGTTTTATGCTTAAAATTACATGTAAGTTATTAGGTATCATCAAGgtttag
- the LOC108825521 gene encoding uncharacterized protein LOC108825521 encodes MSSKSDVTPLERLNFTTDKQISLSIEINGPSLLTVLRLCIRKDPKALYNDGLHLLLEFLTVSKNTGWSNRKQITRRLLIIITICLEVTHNKALARDCRNSRKVKEGQRNAKRSEERRSRGKRRGQSFCITLV; translated from the exons ATGA GTTCTAAGAGTGATGTTACTCCGTTGGAGAGACTGAATTTTACAACAg ACAAACAAATCTCCTTATCAATAGAGATTAATGGTCCATCGCTATTGACAGTGCTGCGTCTCTGTATCAGGAAGGATCCAAAAGCATTGTACAATGATGGCCTCCATCTTTTATTGGAGTT TTTAACAGTCTCTAAAAATACTGGTTGGTCAAATCGAAAACAAATAACTCGGAGAttactcatcatcatcaccatctgTCTTGAAGTAACCCATAACAAAGCCTTAGCCAGAGACTGCAGAAACTCAAGAAAAGTCAAAGAAGGCCAAAGAAATGCAAAAAGAagtgaagaaagaagaagcagaggaaaGAGGAGAGGACAGAGTTTTTGCATTACGTTAGTTTGA